The region tcctttcttttgtgcgtggatcccgtagagtactacggatgcgtaggggtgctaataccttcccttcgcataaccgactcccgaacccatcttctttggtcgcgagaccatgttcttttccaggtttactctgagcgtttcctttccctcttttgggataaataacgcacggtggcggctctgttgtttctttgttttcccgccggttttttgcgtgATGCGACACATATCAACGCTTCGACTGTTGTAGGTGTTAATGAGCTGCGATATGGATCAAGCACCCTTTCTCCTGTACTGAATGCAGATTCAGAAGCCACTGTGCTTATAGGTATATTCAGCATGTCTCTTGCAATGTTTGAAAGGATGGGATATCGGCCAGAGTTCACTTTCCACCACTCTAGAACATTTATCTCCATGTTATGCTCTAACTTCTCTCCAAGATAAGTAGTTAACTCATTATCCGCATTGTCACACCCTTCTGAAATATAGAACTCGGCAGTTCCATAAGGATCACTAACACCACCAAAAACTTGCAACTCATCTGAATTACCTTGAGGAGACATAAATCCAACACGATATTCCTCATAAATAGATTTCAAGCTAGACTCTAAATTTGCTTTCAAGGCGTCAGCATCATCCTTATTATAATATCGCCTTACCATCCAATCGGCCAATCTAATCTTGCGCCTAGGGTCGAATACTAGAGCAATCAACAACAACATGTTAAGCTTCTCATGATTTCCCCAATATTTATCatatttcttcttcattttttgAGCTACTGAACATAGATGCTCATCTTCAGACGCACACATATCCACAATGCTCTTTCCAATACCCAGGATCTCAAACATATAAATATTGCTTGTCAAATAAGATGACCCCGATATATGTAAGGTAGCATCATAAAATAACTTCAAGAATGGGATGATTAAGTTAATATGCTTCCAATCTTCTTCTGTCGGAACACCTTTCCCCTTCTTTGTCAACTCATTCACATACTTTTTATCTCGAAAACTTAATTCTTCAAAGGTCCTCTCATGTTTTGATGCGGATACTAACATCAAGTATGTTGAGTTCCAACGAGTCTCAACATCTAGCCAAACTAAACCTTTATAATCCATGCTTTCCTCATCAATACATGCCTTGAATTTAGCAAGCCTCGCAGGAGAAAATCTAACATACCACACAGCATGACGGATTCTACCAATAGAGCCATCAATGTCTTTCAAACCTTCTTTCACAACTAAATTCAATATATGCGCACAACACcacatatgaaaatgatttccACTCATAACTAAACTATTCCTAGACAAAAGCCTTCTCTTGAGACGCTCAACCCCAACATCATTAGATGAAGCATTATCAACTGTCAAACTAAGCACACGGTTTAACCCCCAACTGTTCAAGCACATCTCCATTGTTGCACAAATAGCATCCCCTGTATGACTTGTGACTTGACAATAAGTTAAAATCTTCTTATGTAAGTGCCAATTATTGTCAATGAAATGGGCTGTCACACACATATAACTCAACTTTTGACAAGAAGAAGTCCACATATCAGTAGTGAGACAAACTCTTCGACAATTCAGAGAGAGAAAACTTTTCAAAATCATTCTTTCACTATCCCATAGTTTCAAGACATCACGCGCTAGTGTTGTGCGTGAACAAATCTGAAATCTTGGTGATGCGAGACTCATAAATTCATGAAAAGACTCATGTTCAACCTTCCGAAAAGGAATCTCCATGTTTATGAACATCTTAACCATTGCTCTTCTAATGGCTTCCTGGTCAAACTTGACAATTAAAGGAGAGCCAACATGTTCTTCAACACTTGTCGTAGAAGATAATGTCCTTTGCCTCTTGTAAACAAGGCATCTCGATACATGAGCATGCATGGAACTAGTTCCATTATTATACTTAATTTTCGTGTCACAGTATTTGCACGAAGCTTTTTGTTCTTCTTCCGACAATACAATGAAATGCTTCCAAACCTCTGAACGATTCCTTCGCTTCTTAGTGTGAGGAGGTGGCATTTCATTAGAGATTGTAGGTGGAGGGGTTGAAACTGTATTCTCGGATGTTGCATAAGTTGTACCAACATTAGTCATCTTGATTCTGTTAAAAATAGGAAAACAAATTATGATAAAAAAACACAATAAAAAATCTGATATGAATATGACATTTCCTTATTCAATTGGTATGTATGATGCATTACTTTTTCACAAGATTCTACAGCTGACTTATTTCTGATATGGGCCCTTTCACTATTTAGAACAATTAGAATAACAACATTTCATAATTTTCATTTAATTGAATCAGAGCCTAATATAAATTTAATTTACACAAACTTCTAATAGATTTGACTGCATAACAAAGTTTCATCCAACATGGCAATGCATTTCCAATTAACAGAACAACAATTAACTAATAACTAGCAATAGGCAAAAACAGAATGTTGCAGCCATAGCATGATTTCAATCCAAGCATATCATTCAGCAGTAACAAACTAACAGTCTGAGCATTTTTCACAAAAATTGACTTTTTCCCAACTAAACATTTCTTTTCAATAACAAAGGTGGCACAACTCATCTTCACCTGATAACTGAGATTAAACTGAAAACATTCTAAGTAATAACTGAAATCTAAAATCACTAACTTTTAAACTAATTTCCAACTAACATATAAACTCTAACAAACTATTGAATTTCTAACTGATAAGTGAATTTCAGGATGAACTTCATGTGAGTTTCGCAATAGAATAAGGGTCCAATCATTGTTCATCACTCTTCATCCAGTCACAATTCACGGAAAAAATTACAGCACAAATCAAACACTCCACTCTCAATCTCTCTCAGCAACTCTCAGAGAATCCCCTCAATTTTCAAAACCTCGCCGCATTTCTCACAACCATTCATCACAAAATCAAGATTATATAGCTGACTTATTTCTGATATGGGCCCTTTCACTATTTAGAATCATGCAGTTCACAGCTGTAAAGACAAAAGCTGTTAGTTAATTGCTCAATGTGATTGATTTGTATTCTCTCTTGTAGTTTGTCTGGATGGATCTTTACCGGCTTACCACTTCCATCGCGGATACGGTTCAGGATCAAATAGTTGGTTGATACATCTAGAGGTATGTAATTGCTATGTTTTGCCAGGATGACGTGTGAAATATGAAGCGTTAGTACTAATGAATAGAAATAAGTTCCTTCAGCACCTAATCTTATAATTACCATTTCTTAAGTCTTCATCATGAAATCTAAAGTTAGCATAAAAGTATGATGCTAAGGATTCCATCCAGAAATGTCTGGGGTAATGAAATTGCCAAATGATCCTTCTTTCACTATAGAATCTTTTTATGAACCACTACATATTAGATGTGATACTTCCGTACAATATAATGAGAAAAGTAACTCCATGACTAAGTTTTAGAAAAAAAAACACCTAATGTTACAAGTACAAAACAACACTTACGCAGTACTAATCATCTACAGCAAAGTTACTAAACTAAACTAAAAAAAGAAGTAACTGCAATGCAGACATAAATCAAAAGCAAACCCGACGATGTAACCACATTACGTGATATATCCAGCAAATTCTGAGATTTACACCCTCATCCCTCAAAAAATGTGGAATAAGCATAAAGTTTAAGATACTAAAAAAATAGTATCTAATGATAACTAATCTCAATTTTTAACAAGATATTAATGATAATTATGAAGCCAATGgaatatcaaaatcaatatcacCATCAAACTAAATGCAATTGAGCCTAACTTTCTTGGTCAGTGTCTGCTTCAGAAAAACACAAAGCACCAGTTCAAAATACCACCAGAAACAACTTCAAAGCAGACATTATTTGACGACATAAAAGTCTATCATAATTAGTAGGAGCTTATCTAGATGGCAACACTCAAACTGTCCCTTTTTCCTAACAGATTTGATGGTTCATATCAGTATTTATCCATATCATTGCTGAACACGATTGTCTAATCAAATAAACAATGTTTGTAACAAACAAGTCAAAGAACGAAATGGTGGTCAGCTTTGAAACCTTTTTCCTAACAGATTTGATGGTTCATATCAGTATTTATCCATTATTATTCGCGGAAGCTGATCTATATCTCGATTCTTGTTTGACGACAAAATAATTCTTTCGAATTTCAGCGTTGACGTATCTGGCCGGTGTAGTTTTAGGAAATGGAAGTGTATCTTCTACACTAGAAATTGTTTTAAAAAAGTTGAAGCATTCTCGCACCATATCACATTATCTAAATTAATGTTCTTTTAGTTTTTGCTGGAAGATGCATCGTGCATAAAAGTTACCAGAAATACTCAACATCAATTAAAAGAAGCTTCAGTAATTATAGAACGTACCTGGGCTAGAGTTAAATCAAAAAAGCTAGAAGCATCACTATCTCTTCTCTGTACACATACACAAGACAGACTTCTACCAAGCTATGCTGCTGATCCTGCCACAGCCTCCGCTGTAATGAAACAAAATTGCCTATCAATGACTACTCAAAGAGCTTTTACGCTACAAATTTCATCCTAAGTTAATAAAAAAGCAAGATTTGTTCAGTAAGCACTTATTTCATCCTTAGCACACAGTTTCTTTATACTTCAGTTTCCCATGTAAAAACAGAAGCATCAACTTATTTGAACCACATTTTCATACCAAAAAGATGAATGCAAGTTTCTATAACTGGTTTTTTTCTAACAGTTTACATAATTTACATTTGatttcaattaaatccacaaaaaagGATAAAAACAACAACAGAACAACAACAATGACTAAATTGTGTAAAAGCAGCCCAGTACATCATCTCCTTGAATTCAATTTCACAGCAAAGAAAGAAACTGTAAATCACTTTGTTAATTTCCCAAACAATTTATGTGCTCCTAATCACATTAAGCTTAACCTATAAACCTCTCAAACAAAATAAACAAGCCAATTATAGATGAATTTCGTGAACACCAGATCTAGAGGGataaaaaagtaaaataaattaATAATGGAATTGAAAGGAAAAGAAAAGTAGATATAAAAAATTCACCTACCAATGCAACTTAAAATAAATTCTGAGTTGCAAGTTGAAGGGTTTGAGAAGAAAGGGTTAGGGTAGGGATTTGGTAGAAGATACACCAGACAATCTTTGTTTCACGATGCAGGTTTTGATGATGTTAACTTCGGGATCCgtttcttctcttcctgataaggttaacttcaggattcatttcttctcttcctgataaggtcaaCTTCGGGATTCGCTTattctcttcctgataaggtcaacttcagggttcatttcttctcttcctgataaggtcaaCTTCGGGATTCGcttcttctcttcctgataaggtcaacttcagggttcatttcttctcttcctgataaggtcaaCTTCGGGATTCGcttcttctcttcctgataacGTCAACTTCAGGGTTCATTTattctcttcctgataaggtcaaCTTCGGGATTCGcttcttctcttcctgataaggtcaacttcagggtccatttcttctcttcctgataaggttaacttcagggtctatttcttctcttcctgataaggtcaacttcagggtccatttcttctcttcctgataaggttaacttcaggaccCGTTTCTTCCCTTTCCGATACGGTTAACTTCGGAAACcttcttctcttcctgataaggttaacttcagggtctatttcttctcttcctgataaggtcaacttcagggtccatttcttctcttcctgataaggttaacttcaggaccCATTTCTTCCCTTTtcgataaggttaacttcggaaaccttcttctcttcctgataaggttaacttcggggtctatttcttctcttcctgataaggttaacttcaggatattacccttctcttcctgataaggttaacttcaggataTTACCCTTCTCTCCtcgataaggttaacttcggggcccatttcttctctttccgataaggttaactttggAAACCCCTTTccatttcttctcttcctgataaggttaacttcaggaccCTTTTCTTCTCTTTCCGATAAGGCTAACTTCAGAAACCTGTTTTcatttcttctcttcctgataaggcCAACTTCAGGGTccatttcttctcttcctgataaggtgAACTTCAGGGTTCATTTCTTCCcttccgataaggttaactttaGAAACCCTCTTgtcttcctgataaggttaacttcaggatcCACTCATTCTCTTtctgataaggttaacttcggaaacATGTTTTCACCCATTCTCTTCCTGGTAAGGTTAAATTCAGGACCCCTTTCTTCTCTTTCCcataaggttaacttcggaaatccgtatcctctttctcctcttcctgataaggttaacttcgggattcatttcttctctttccaataaggttaacttcggaacCCCTTTTTCGTGTCTTCTCTTcccgataaggttaactttggGACCCCCCTATTTTTCTTCTCTAGTTCCAATAAGGTTAACTTTGGAATGTTTCCCCAGCAATGTCGccatttcttctcttcctgataaggttaacttcaggaccATTTTCTTCCCTTTCCGATAAGGTTAAATTCGGAATCCCATTCCCATCccttctcttcctgataaggttaacttcaaGATCCATTCTTGCTCTTtctgataaggttaacttcgaAAACCCTTTTCCATatcttctcttcctgataaggttaacttcatGACCCTTTTCTTCTCcttccgataaggttaactttggAAACCTCTTCTCCACTTCTTGACTTCCTtataaggttaacttcaggatccttttcttctctttccgataaggttaaaTTTGGAACCCCCCCTTTTTCGTgtcttctcttcctgataaggttaacttcgggaCCCCCCCCCCCCCTGTTCTCCTTCTCCATTTCCAATAAGGTTAACTTTGGAATATCTCCCCGGCGATGTTGccatttcttctcttcctgataaggttaacttcaggaccGTTTTCTTCCCTTTCCGATAAGGTTAAATTCGGAATCCCGTTTTCATCCtttctcttcctgataaggttaacttcatGATTCATTCCTTCTCTtcccgataaggttaacttcgggaTCCGTTTCTTGCCctcctgataaggttaacttcaaGATACTTCTCTTCTCTccccgataaggttaacttcgaGATACTTTTCTTCTCTctccgataaggttaacttcgggaTCCATTTCTTCTCTCCCTGATAAAGTTAACTCAGGACCCCTTTCTTCTCattccgataaggttaacttctGAGCCCTGCCCTTTACCCTTTTCTTCTCTtcccgataaggttaacttcgggaCCCCTTCTTactcttcctgataaggttaacttcaggaccCCTTTCTTCTCTTTCcaataaggttaacttcggaGTCCCGCCCTTTACGATTTCCTTCTCTCTCTGATAAAGTTAACTTCGGAACCCATCCCCCAATAAAGACGAATGGTGTTTGGCCTCCcttcctttcttcccagtcataaataaaaaataaataaagtacAGGTTCCACCTGGAAAActattttcaaaaaaaataaaaatcttTCACCCATTTCTCCCCGACGAAAATTTTTCTCAATGATTGCCAAAGAGTTTCgaaaaaaaagaggaaaaagaAAAACCTGTAAAAAAAAGAGACAGAGAGCTTGTTGAAAAAAAGGGAGAGTCCATCGTATTACATCAGCATCATGCATATTTCATTCACCTCTAACCTTTCACACACCATCGACCAGATAACACTTAAATCCCCAACAGCTGCCCTGCACAAAAGCTAGTTTGTTCATCCTATATCTCAGTGAAGAATTTCTTCGTGACCTATCTTCACATTTCATTTGTTCTTGGTGGGCAAATTTTCCgatattttagtatttaatcctctcctacctTGAATGTCCGGAGATTGTTACTATCCATACATTCAGGTttgagaagattaaataggggcaactgtcataccccaaaattcaccctaccttTCACAAAGTTCATCTAGATCACTAATCCCAGTCATATGCATGTCttcatatcattcatatcatctaCATAACCATGGTCCAATACAAGAGGACATGTATCTTGTATTCCTAGCTTTGTGCTTGCATTTAGTGGAAGCTAAGGTTTCTCTGCAACTAAAGGTGACTCAATCAATCAAACCATAAGTGGAGGCAGCTCTTGAAACTTGTGTTTTGTGCTCAACATTGGTGATTCAACTGTGGCTTCTTGGtgaagcaaaaccctaatttgggaTCCTCACTTGATCATGGTTTTCACATTGCTAAATAATTTCCCATGCCCTTGTGGGTGGCTTCCTAACCCTAATTTCATCAGATCATTCCTTTGTGGTTTGATTCTTTTGCTTGGTCAAGGTTCATTTAATAACCTTTTGTGCATGACCATTCATGTTGTTCTCTTGCCATTGATCATAAGTTCTTGGTCCCACCATTTTCATCCATTTCACAACACTTCACCTGATCATCTCGTCATGCCTAGCCCATGGATTGACAATGCCTTTCTTGGGCCCATTTCATCTAGTCATCCCAAGTGCATGGTCCATTCATGGTTTGTTTTCATCTGGTCATAGATCATAAATCCACTTCATGCAATTGGTGTTTGATCCATGGGTCTTTGGTCATGTCATAATCATTGCCCATTTCGGCCCTTGCTAGGTCCATGGCTCATTCATAATTGGTATCCATTGGTTCATGTTAATATGGTTCATTCATTATCTTCCATTAGTCCATGTCCATATCAAATCGAATTCAAAAAACCAAACCAAATTCATTCAAATAGTCATCTATATTGCTAGGAATATTCACTACATGAGAAATTAATAAAATGGAAATATTGACCAAATGTTGACattggtcaacaattgactttttggtcaactttgaccaaagtcaacccaaattaTTCAAAAGTCCAAAATCCCATTACAATTTCAATTTAATGCAATTCCAAGTTCCAAAATCCCAATTTCATTTTTACATCATATGATCACAACCAAAATCCAATTACAAACATTTGAAACTAATTTCCAAAGCTCGAACTCCATACATAAACCATACACCTAAAAAGTtcattcaaaccaatttcaaaccATAAACCAATTGTCATTTAAAATTACACAGTTCCAATCATTTTTAACCAACATTGCATTTCAATTCCAACTTAACTATTACATTTCCAGTTTATATACTCCAATTCCAAGCTACAACAAAATTACAAAGATTTCATCTCACATATGCTTAATTGGAATACATAGGCAAAAGTATGTGCTTATTACGGACTTGATTCATTTCCTGTTGTGCGTATTATTGATTACATCGCCGGCCAAAGGAACATCATCCCAGTAATTTATCTAACAAGTGTCCTAGCCCATCAAAAACAAAAGCAAATCTTGAAAAATATGAGCCATATTCTATCCATAAGCAAGTTTTGTACATCACCTAACTAACTAATATTTGTATTCAAAATTACATACACCAGTACATTCAATAACTACAAAATTACAATCACATTGGCCAAACCGTAACCAGAACTCTTTAACCAACCTCAACAGAATCCAACTGTCAATGAGCTGAGCAAAAACAAAATTCCAACCGCTTTAACAGAACTGGACCCAACCTGCAATACCGAATCCCTTAACAGAACCAGCAACCCTTCCAACCCTCGGATCAACGAAAAAGAACGGTAACCGTTTTCAACTCAGACCCGGAATTTTCAGATTCTTTAACAGAAATTCTTCAATAACTTTCGCGAAAGGCCCTGCAGAACGACCCGACATAACAATACAACACCTTTAAAACTGAGGATTTTCTAACCTCCTTCACGACTAACTTTCAAACCCTGCAAAAAACCAGAACTGAATAAGCCAACCAAGCCACAATAATTAGTCAAGCAATGGTAAAGCTAACCATCATCAGAAGCAACCCATAGCATATCCAACATCACATTGCATGTAGAAGAAAGCCAGTAGTCCTTACATCAAAGCTGCAACATTTATTTAACATCACACATCCAAAATGAAAATCATAACAGAACAACAAACCTAAGCATTTCATTTCAACAACTACTAACCAACATCGTAATCCATAACAACTTCCCACCTCAATGCTGAACCGGAACATGCTTCCAACTCTCTCATAAACAGAACCTGCATAATTCAATAAAACCATAAGAAAACCTTCAAAGAAAATTTCTCCAACCGAATAACCAAACGCTAGCAGCCTTGATTAACTTCCAACCGAAATATCCCACCCTAAAAAAATAACATCAACAAAAAGCTCAGCAGAAATTCATATACTTATTGAACTTAACCAAATAACTCACAAAAGAATCTGAACTGAATTTCCAACTGCCATAACTGCCCACGGTTAATAACCACTTCATAACAGAATCCCTCATGACTCTCTCCAACCTACAAATAACCAACTCTCAACAGAAGAAAAAGGCTCCACATAACTAACTCAAACCTTTTTCCACAATTTTCCTCAAACGCTTAACCTCACCCTGCAACCTACAATCCACAACTGAGAACAATCCTCATCGAACTCCATCACCTTCACCCCAAACCTCCACACAAAACAAAAACCACCCTCCACCAATTCTGAACCGTTCTTCTAACTGACAAACAGAACCAAGAACTTTTTTCAACCACCCGCTAACCAAATAATCGAAACTCCCAACCGTCAACAAAACCTCACATAACTTGCGACCTGCAGAAAAAAGACGATAACCAACTCAAGAAAGCTTCACATAACACAACGCCGTAACCGAATCCTAACCACCTTTTCTAACCGACACCAACCGGTAACAGAACGGTGATCAAAC is a window of Lathyrus oleraceus cultivar Zhongwan6 chromosome 6, CAAS_Psat_ZW6_1.0, whole genome shotgun sequence DNA encoding:
- the LOC127094926 gene encoding zinc finger BED domain-containing protein RICESLEEPER 2-like gives rise to the protein MTNLDGSENKNDVPHVRPPINRTNDYTIVMKTRRNSEEFLPAEWRNIPEFVGIKNGNVDQECRSFFRSVLKLRELGKILSVTGFDHRSVTGRKLCEVLLTVGSFDYLVSGWLKKVLGSVCQLEERFRIGGGWFLFCVEVWGEGWDISVLFMRELEACSGSALRWEVVMDYDVALIIKMTNVGTTYATSENTVSTPPPTISNEMPPPHTKKRRNRSEVWKHFIVLSEEEQKASCKYCDTKIKYNNGTSSMHAHVSRCLVYKRQRTLSSTTSVEEHVGSPLIVKFDQEAIRRAMVKMFINMEIPFRKVEHESFHEFMSLASPRFQICSRTTLARDVLKLWDSERMILKSFLSLNCRRVCLTTDMWTSSCQKLSYMCVTAHFIDNNWHLHKKILTYCQVTSHTGDAICATMEMCLNSWGLNRVLSLTVDNASSNDVGVERLKRRLLSRNSLVMSGNHFHMWCCAHILNLVVKEGLKDIDGSIGRIRHAVWYVRFSPARLAKFKACIDEESMDYKGLVWLDVETRWNSTYLMLVSASKHERTFEELSFRDKKYVNELTKKGKGVPTEEDWKHINLIIPFLKLFYDATLHISGSSYLTSNIYMFEILGIGKSIVDMCASEDEHLCSVAQKMKKKYDKYWGNHEKLNMLLLIALVFDPRRKIRLADWMVRRYYNKDDADALKANLESSLKSIYEEYRVGFMSPQGNSDELQVFGGVSDPYGTAEFYISEGCDNADNELTTYLGEKLEHNMEINVLEWWKVNSGRYPILSNIARDMLNIPISTVASESAFKNDDESLLSCGPASKAMKMWM